The Aethina tumida isolate Nest 87 chromosome 6, icAetTumi1.1, whole genome shotgun sequence genome has a segment encoding these proteins:
- the LOC109608062 gene encoding uncharacterized protein LOC109608062 isoform X1, which yields MRPFVLLSTLVALASARPEAGYSYSPPSSSYGAPSGGGGGGGFGGSGIGGGFGGGGHGGGGGGGGGFGGGGGGGFGGGFGGTGGGGGFGGGGFGGGIGGGFGGGGGGGGGFGGGFGGGFGGGTTIQKHIYVHVPPPEPEEFRPQRPISVGQAQKHYKIIFIKAPSAPTPTAPVIPVQPQNEEKTLVYVLVKKPEEQPDIVIPTPAPTQPSKPEVYFIRYKTQKAAGGGGGGFGGGIGGGIGGGIGGGIGGGIGGGIGGGIGGGIGGGIGGGHGGDIGGGIGGGHGGGGGGGGGISGSYGPPGKSGPY from the exons ATGAGGCCTTTTGTG TTGTTGTCCACGTTGGTGGCGCTGGCGAGCGCCAGACCTGAAGCCGGCTACAGTTACAGCCCGCCGAGCAGCTCGTACGGAGCACCATCCGGCGGTGGAGGCGGCGGCGGCTTCGGCGGCAGCGGCATAGGCGGCGGCTTCGGCGGTGGCGGCCACggaggcggcggcggcggcggag GTGGATTCGGAggaggcggcggcggcggcttCGGCGGCGGTTTCGGCGGCACCGGCGGAGGCGGCGGCTTTGGCGGCGGCGGCTTCGGTGGCGGAATCGGCGGTGGATTCggaggcggcggcggcggtggcGGCGGATTCGGTGGCGGATTCGGCGGCGGCTTCGGCGGCGGTACCACCATCCAGAAGCACATCTACGTGCACGTGCCGCCACCGGAACCCGAGGAGTTCAGGCCGCAGAGACCGATCTCCGTCGGCCAGGCCCAGAAGCACTACAAGATCATCTTCATCAAGGCCCCAAGCGCGCCCACGCCGACCGCCCCGGTCATCCCCGTCCAGCCTCAGAACGAGGAGAAGACGCTGGTCTACGTGTTGGTTAAGAAGCCGGAAGAACAGCCGGACATCGTCATCCCGACGCCGGCACCGACTCAGCCAAGCAAGCCGGAAGTCTACTTCATCAGATACAAGACTCAG AAGGCTGCCggaggcggcggcggcggcttCGGCGGCGGCATCGGCGGAG GCATCGGCGGCGGAATTGGCGGCGGCATTGGCGGCGGTATCGGCGGCGGAATCGGAGGTGGAATCGGCGGCGGCATCGGCGGCGGCATTGGAGGAG GACACGGCGGCGACATCGGCGGCGGCATTGGCGGCGGTcacggcggcggcggcggcggtggcGGCGGCATCTCCGGCAGCTACGGCCCGCCCGGCAAGTCCGGCCCGTACTGA
- the LOC109608062 gene encoding uncharacterized protein LOC109608062 isoform X2: MRPFVLLSTLVALASARPEAGYSYSPPSSSYGAPSGGGGGGGFGGSGIGGGFGGGGHGGGGGGGGGFGGGGGGGFGGGFGGTGGGGGFGGGGFGGGIGGGFGGGGGGGGGFGGGFGGGFGGGTTIQKHIYVHVPPPEPEEFRPQRPISVGQAQKHYKIIFIKAPSAPTPTAPVIPVQPQNEEKTLVYVLVKKPEEQPDIVIPTPAPTQPSKPEVYFIRYKTQKAAGGGGGGFGGGIGGGIGGGIGGGHGGGGGGGGGISGSYGPPGKSGPY; this comes from the exons ATGAGGCCTTTTGTG TTGTTGTCCACGTTGGTGGCGCTGGCGAGCGCCAGACCTGAAGCCGGCTACAGTTACAGCCCGCCGAGCAGCTCGTACGGAGCACCATCCGGCGGTGGAGGCGGCGGCGGCTTCGGCGGCAGCGGCATAGGCGGCGGCTTCGGCGGTGGCGGCCACggaggcggcggcggcggcggag GTGGATTCGGAggaggcggcggcggcggcttCGGCGGCGGTTTCGGCGGCACCGGCGGAGGCGGCGGCTTTGGCGGCGGCGGCTTCGGTGGCGGAATCGGCGGTGGATTCggaggcggcggcggcggtggcGGCGGATTCGGTGGCGGATTCGGCGGCGGCTTCGGCGGCGGTACCACCATCCAGAAGCACATCTACGTGCACGTGCCGCCACCGGAACCCGAGGAGTTCAGGCCGCAGAGACCGATCTCCGTCGGCCAGGCCCAGAAGCACTACAAGATCATCTTCATCAAGGCCCCAAGCGCGCCCACGCCGACCGCCCCGGTCATCCCCGTCCAGCCTCAGAACGAGGAGAAGACGCTGGTCTACGTGTTGGTTAAGAAGCCGGAAGAACAGCCGGACATCGTCATCCCGACGCCGGCACCGACTCAGCCAAGCAAGCCGGAAGTCTACTTCATCAGATACAAGACTCAG AAGGCTGCCggaggcggcggcggcggcttCGGCGGCGGCATCGGCGGAGG CATCGGCGGCGGCATTGGCGGCGGTcacggcggcggcggcggcggtggcGGCGGCATCTCCGGCAGCTACGGCCCGCCCGGCAAGTCCGGCCCGTACTGA
- the LOC109606905 gene encoding uncharacterized protein LOC109606905 — MELEKEKEIPFLDVLIERMGEHLDHTVYRKPTHTDRYQRKLSNHHPSQKQGVIKTLTERAKRICAPDHLAEEQEHLEETLQANGYKCSEIRRTMRPHTNNKDPPSEPIIGRFNTVSDLPKIGETIKQLLGYTASHALEVKYTSVPQNVQ; from the exons atGGAATTGGAGAAAGAGAAggaaataccttttttggatGTCCTAATAGAAAGAATGGGTGAACATTTAGACCATACAGTATACCGAAAACCTACACACACCGATCGGTATCAACGTAAACTATCTAACCATCATCCAAGTCAAAAACAAGGGGTCATCAAAACACTAACCGAACGGGCCAAAAGGATATGTGCCCCAGACCACCTCgctgaagaacaagaacaCTTGGAAGAAACATTACAGGCCAACGGATACAAATGCTCAGAAATAAGACGTACAATGAGGcctcatactaataataaagatccacCTAGTGAGCCCATAATTG gaagattcaacacagtctcagatctgccaaagataGGAGAGACCATCAAACAGCTTCTGGGATATACCGCATCCCATGCTCTTGAGGTAAAGTACACATCGGTAccacaaaacgttcaatag